A stretch of the Balaenoptera musculus isolate JJ_BM4_2016_0621 chromosome 18, mBalMus1.pri.v3, whole genome shotgun sequence genome encodes the following:
- the ARL11 gene encoding ADP-ribosylation factor-like protein 11 yields MGSVNSRGHKAEAQVVMIGLDLAGKTTLLYKLKGHQLVETLPTVGFNVEPLEVPGHMSLTLWDVGGQSQLRASWKDYLEGTDVLMYVLDSTDEARLPEAVAELTEALDDPHLASVPLLVLANKQEAPHALPLPEIRDRLGLHRLQGRCWELQGCSALTGEGLPEALESLRRLLKSRHHCNSRSAQEAGCGESRKP; encoded by the coding sequence ATGGGGTCTGTGAACTCCCGAGGTCACAAGGCGGAAGCCCAGGTGGTGATGATAGGCCTGGACTTGGCCGGCAAGACCACGCTCCTGTACAAACTGAAGGGCCACCAGCTGGTGGAGACCCTGCCCACCGTGGGTTTCAACGTGGAGCCTCTAGAAGTCCCTGGGCACATGTCTCTGACCCTCTGGGATGTCGGGGGGCAGAGCCAGCTCAGGGCCAGCTGGAAGGACTACCTGGAGGGCACGGACGTCCTCATGTACGTGCTGGACAGCACAGACGAAGCCCGCTTGCCCGAGGCAGTGGCTGAGCTCACCGAGGCCCTGGACGACCCCCACCTGGCCAGCGTGCCCCTCCTGGTGCTGGCCAACAAGCAGGAGGCACCCCACGCCCTGCCGCTGCCTGAGATCAGAGACAGGCTGGGCTTGCACAGGTTACAGGGGCGCTGCTGGGAGCTGCAGGGCTGCAGCGCCCTCACCGGAGAGGGGCTGCCCGAGGCCCTGGAGAGCCTGAGGCGCCTCCTGAAATCCCGCCACCACTGTAACTCCAGGTCAGCACAGGAGGCAGGCTGTGGGGAGAGCCGGAAGCCTTGA